Within the Flavobacteriales bacterium genome, the region CAGGTTGATAGATGAGTCCGAAGATGCCTCCGAGCAATGAGCCGATCATCAATGCCGGAATGGCCGGCATGCGTTTGATGATCAAGAGGATGACCACAGCAGGCACCAAGAAGAGCATGGGCGTGATGTTGAAGGTATTCTGCATCACGAAAGTGAGCTCTTCGACCTGAGCCGGGTCGAATTCCCCCGAACCGGACAGTCCGACTATGATGAAGACGAGTAAAGCGATGCTGATACTCGGCACCGTGGTATAGGTCATGTGGCGGATATGCGTGAAAAGATCCGCACCGGCCACGGCCGGAGCCAGATTGGTGGTGTCACTCAGAGGGGACATCTTATCTCCGAAATAGGCCCCGGAGATGATGCTCCCGGCAATCCACCCTTCGGATATCCCCAAAGCTTGCCCGATGCCTAAAAGGGCAATGCCTACGGTCGCGATGGTACTCCATGAACTCCCCGTGGCGATACTCACCACGGCACAGACCACACAACTGGCCAGGAGGAAGATCTCGGGGTTGAGGACCTTCAATCCATAATAGATCATGGTGGGGACGATGCCGCTCATCATCCAGGTTCCCGCCAAAGCTCCTATGAATAGCAATATGATTATGGCCCCCATGGCCGAAGAGATGCTCTCCACGATTCCATCGTAGATGGCCTTCCAGCCGACCCCATTGCGTACTCCGATGGCGCCAGCAATGGCTGCTGCCATCAGCAGAGCGATCTGATTGCTGCCGTAACTCGAATCCTCTCCAAAGAAGATGACATTGGCCGCTAAAAGTCCAATAAGTAGGATGATAGGCAACAGCGACTGAAGCAGGCTAGGCGAATGGATACGGTTGTCTTGCTGCACGGAGCTTTTGGTTTTGGGAGAGGAAGGTAGGGAATTAGGGATTGGCTTGGAGATCGAACAGCCGAGCCGATCTCCTTCTAAGAATTACAATGGGTGGTGGACAGTAGAAGAAACTTACCAGGACCTAGACTGCCACACCATTCAAGGCATTCCAAGCTAAGGCTGCAGGCCCATGCACCGAGCTGACATCGGCAGAATCCGAGATCAATACTTTGACCCGATTGCGATAAGGAGTGAATAAGTGCCTTTCCATGCTCTCCCGCACCGGGCGGACCAGAAGGTCACCTGCCTTGCTCAATCCTCCCGTAAGGATGATGGCTTCTGGATCGAGATGGGCTACGGTGTTGGCCATGCTATCCCCCAAGCGTTCTGCTGCATCAGCAAAGGCCTCAAGCGCAATCTCATCTCCTGCGAGTGCAGCTTCTGCAATGATCTCACCGGTCATCTCATGGAAGCTGTACCTCTTGAGCACAGAATCGCCCTTCATCTGGGCGATCAGGTCGAAGACCGTACGTTTCAATCCCGTAACAGAGGCATAGGTCTCTAGACATCCTTTCAATCCGCACTTGCACTGACGGCCCTCAGGGTCGATGCTGACATGCCCGATCTCGCCTGCTACTCCATGTTCTCCGATCAACAATTCACCATTGACGATGATGCCGCTACCTAGACCGGTTCCTAAGGTCAAGACCACGAAGTTCTTCATGCCTTTAGCCACACCGTACATCATCTCTCCCACTGCTGTGGCGTTGGCATCATTGGCGATGACAGTCGGTCTATTGAATCGCTGATGCACTGCATTTAATAAAGGAATGTAGTCTCCCCAATCCAGGTTAGGTGGATGTTCTATTATCCCATTGAGAGGATTTGCATTGGGGGCACCTACCCCTATGGCCACGATCTCGGCCTCTTCTTCAGGCTTGAGTTGCTCTACTTGAGAATGAAGGCGATCCAGAAAATCGTCAAAGGGTTTGGAAGCTTCTGTATCAAAGGTCTGATGGGCGAGAATCCTCCCCTCTTTGGTGACCAGACCGATCTTGGTCAGGGTACCTCCTATATCAATGGCAAGGACCGCTTTGATCATCACATGTTCCTACGATACTGACCTCCGACTTCAAAGAGGGCCTCGGTGATCTGACCCAGGCTGCACCATTTGCAGGCCTCCATCAATGATTCAAAGACATTCTCTCCACGGATGGCGGATTCTTGGATCTGTCGCAGGTGTTCATGGGCCTCCTTTTCATTTCTCTTCTTTAGAGATTCCACAGTCTCGATCTGGTCCTGCTTCTCTGCTTCAGTAGCTCGTATGACCTCTCTGGGCAAGATAGTGGGAGAGCCTTCTGCACTGAGGAAGGTATTCACACCGATGAGAGGAAGCTCGCCCGTATGTTTCTTCATCTCATAGTACATGCTCTCGTCCTGGATCTTTCCGCGTTGATACATGGTCTCCATGGCTCCCAGTACTCCTCCACGTTCAGTGATACGGTCGAATTCCACCATGACTGCTTCTTCGACCAGATCGGTGAGTTCTTCGATGATGAATGAACCTTGTAGTGGATTCTCATTCTTGGCCAGACCGAGCTCGTGATTGATGATCAATTGGATGGCCATGGCCCTGCGGACGCTCTCCTCCGTAGGAGTAGTTATCGCCTCATCATAGGCATTGGTGTGCAGTGAATTGCAATTATCGTAGATAGCATACAACGCTTGAAGAGTGGTACGGATATCATTGAAGGCGATCTCTTGCGCATGCAAGCTGCGTCCGCTGGTCTGAATGTGATACTTCAGCTTCTGACTTCTGGCCCCGGCTCCGTATTTCTCCTTCATGGCTTTGGCCCAAATCCTGCGGGCGACACGTCCGATGACCGCATACTCCGGGTCGATTCCATTGGAGAAGAAGAAACTCAGATTGGGTGCGAACTTGTCAATGTCCATCCCCCGGCTGAGATAGTACTCCACATAGGTGAATCCATTGGCCAAAGTGAATGCCAACTGCGATATCGGATTGGCTCCAGCCTCTGCGA harbors:
- the nhaC gene encoding Na+/H+ antiporter NhaC produces the protein MQQDNRIHSPSLLQSLLPIILLIGLLAANVIFFGEDSSYGSNQIALLMAAAIAGAIGVRNGVGWKAIYDGIVESISSAMGAIIILLFIGALAGTWMMSGIVPTMIYYGLKVLNPEIFLLASCVVCAVVSIATGSSWSTIATVGIALLGIGQALGISEGWIAGSIISGAYFGDKMSPLSDTTNLAPAVAGADLFTHIRHMTYTTVPSISIALLVFIIVGLSGSGEFDPAQVEELTFVMQNTFNITPMLFLVPAVVILLIIKRMPAIPALMIGSLLGGIFGLIYQPEIVAQIAEAAYGDRLDNYFQQSYIALMASMMQETTVVLPEGLASPGAQGALERLLTAGGMSGMMSTVWLIICALSFGGVMQACGFLQRITAGLLTLVSSKGSLIATTSGTCIFFNLTASDQYIAIVVPGKMFSEAFKDYGLAPRNLSRTLEDSGTVTSVLIPWNTCGVAQSGVLGVAVLAFAPYCIFNWVSPLMTILFGYMGWKLTPLDYDLKEVEA
- a CDS encoding ROK family protein, with the translated sequence MIKAVLAIDIGGTLTKIGLVTKEGRILAHQTFDTEASKPFDDFLDRLHSQVEQLKPEEEAEIVAIGVGAPNANPLNGIIEHPPNLDWGDYIPLLNAVHQRFNRPTVIANDANATAVGEMMYGVAKGMKNFVVLTLGTGLGSGIIVNGELLIGEHGVAGEIGHVSIDPEGRQCKCGLKGCLETYASVTGLKRTVFDLIAQMKGDSVLKRYSFHEMTGEIIAEAALAGDEIALEAFADAAERLGDSMANTVAHLDPEAIILTGGLSKAGDLLVRPVRESMERHLFTPYRNRVKVLISDSADVSSVHGPAALAWNALNGVAV